Proteins from one Candidatus Polarisedimenticolia bacterium genomic window:
- the waaF gene encoding lipopolysaccharide heptosyltransferase II: MNERTAGHGVAKILIRVNNWIGDVVMVSPALRAVRRTYPHAEVTLLARSWVIDSLRGSPYFDRLIEYDRKGAHAGGWGRWKLIQRLRREHYDMALLFQKAFEAALFASMARIPRRIGFSTDARGWLLTDALPLPKEGHHVEHFLQIAEAAGCDTSDRRLSFHVTPAARDAAYRFMRQQGLLEAPLRVGIHAGASKAPRAWHASRFAEVATSLASQLGARVLLFGSDADAPLLETIRRESGDVCLPPPRGQSLQVMAALMEHCHLVVCNDSGPMHVAAALRIPIVALFGPGSPERTGPFTDPALVRVLTRRFPCSPCRQDFFRECQPAESGKPFCLEEITAAEVVAASQDLLGLAPRSVLGISGSAAFENPQRPSGVTGCAKLL; encoded by the coding sequence ATGAATGAGCGCACCGCAGGGCACGGGGTGGCGAAGATCCTGATTCGGGTCAATAACTGGATAGGAGACGTGGTCATGGTTTCGCCCGCGCTGCGAGCGGTGCGCCGGACCTATCCCCACGCGGAGGTTACTCTGCTCGCCAGGAGCTGGGTCATCGACTCTTTGCGGGGCTCCCCATACTTCGACCGACTCATCGAGTACGACCGGAAGGGAGCGCATGCAGGAGGGTGGGGACGCTGGAAGCTCATCCAGCGCCTTCGCCGGGAGCATTATGACATGGCCCTACTTTTCCAGAAGGCCTTCGAGGCCGCGCTGTTCGCATCGATGGCCCGGATTCCGCGCCGCATCGGCTTTTCCACCGACGCCCGCGGATGGCTCCTGACCGATGCCTTGCCGCTCCCAAAAGAGGGGCATCACGTGGAGCATTTCCTGCAAATTGCCGAAGCGGCTGGGTGCGATACCAGCGATCGCCGCTTGAGCTTCCACGTAACGCCTGCCGCACGGGACGCAGCCTACCGCTTCATGCGCCAGCAAGGGCTGCTGGAGGCGCCGCTTCGCGTCGGCATCCACGCCGGAGCCTCCAAGGCCCCTCGTGCCTGGCATGCCTCCCGTTTCGCCGAAGTCGCCACCTCGCTGGCCAGCCAGCTGGGGGCACGCGTCCTGCTGTTCGGCTCCGACGCCGATGCTCCCTTGTTGGAAACCATCCGCCGCGAATCGGGAGACGTCTGCCTGCCCCCGCCCCGCGGCCAGAGTCTTCAGGTCATGGCGGCGTTGATGGAGCATTGCCATCTGGTGGTGTGCAACGACAGCGGTCCCATGCACGTGGCAGCGGCACTCCGCATTCCCATCGTGGCCCTTTTCGGACCGGGATCTCCCGAGCGCACAGGACCCTTCACCGATCCGGCGCTGGTGCGAGTCCTTACCCGTCGCTTTCCCTGCTCACCGTGTCGCCAGGATTTCTTCCGCGAGTGCCAGCCGGCCGAATCGGGAAAGCCTTTTTGTCTGGAAGAGATCACCGCTGCGGAAGTCGTGGCGGCGTCGCAGGACCTCCTGGGTCTGGCGCCGCGCTCCGTCCTCGGAATTTCCGGCTCAGCCGCCTTCGAAAACCCGCAGCGCCCCAGCGGCGTGACAGGATGCGCCAAGCTTCTCTGA
- a CDS encoding twin-arginine translocase TatA/TatE family subunit, with protein MFGSLGAPELLAIFAVALLLFGPRKLPELGRALGKSLAEFRKATSELKATLDREIAEAAPAPSAPQPAVEPPAGSLARNDSNPGEDGGRNST; from the coding sequence TTGTTCGGTTCCCTGGGGGCTCCGGAGCTCCTGGCTATCTTCGCCGTGGCGCTCCTCTTGTTCGGCCCCAGAAAACTTCCGGAGCTTGGCAGGGCCCTCGGAAAGAGCCTGGCCGAGTTTCGCAAAGCCACCTCGGAGCTGAAAGCCACGCTCGACCGTGAGATTGCCGAGGCCGCCCCGGCCCCGAGCGCTCCGCAGCCTGCCGTCGAGCCCCCCGCGGGAAGTCTGGCCCGGAACGACTCCAATCCTGGGGAGGATGGTGGGCGAAACTCCACCTGA
- the tatC gene encoding twin-arginine translocase subunit TatC has product MSFLEHLDELRSRLFKAVLALAVAFALAWTQSERLFRYMVEPLTPFLGGRKLVFLEITEPFILYMKVALLAGIFAAAPVILYQAWAFVAPGLYPREKRYAAPFIVSASLLFLAGGAFGYKVAFPYAARFLLSIAGDFEPALTVKSLFGFESKIVLGMGLVFEMPAVIYLLASLGIVSPRFLLRHLKMAVLISFIVAAIITPTPDVVTQCVFAVPMIGLYLLGIGASYLVPRRDGR; this is encoded by the coding sequence ATGTCGTTCCTGGAGCATCTCGACGAGCTCCGCTCCAGGTTGTTCAAAGCGGTTCTCGCGCTGGCGGTTGCCTTTGCCCTGGCCTGGACCCAGTCCGAACGTCTCTTCCGGTACATGGTCGAGCCGCTCACCCCTTTCCTGGGTGGCCGCAAGCTGGTTTTCCTCGAGATTACCGAGCCCTTCATTCTGTACATGAAGGTGGCCCTGCTGGCGGGCATCTTCGCCGCCGCACCGGTCATTCTCTACCAGGCCTGGGCCTTCGTAGCGCCCGGACTGTACCCTCGGGAGAAGCGGTATGCCGCACCCTTCATCGTGTCGGCTTCTCTCCTTTTCCTGGCGGGCGGAGCCTTCGGCTACAAGGTAGCCTTTCCCTACGCCGCCCGCTTCCTCCTGTCGATCGCGGGGGACTTTGAGCCCGCGTTGACGGTCAAGAGCCTATTCGGTTTCGAGAGCAAGATCGTTCTGGGGATGGGCCTGGTCTTCGAAATGCCCGCCGTGATATATCTGCTCGCGAGCCTGGGCATAGTGTCGCCGCGATTCCTCCTCCGACATCTCAAGATGGCAGTCCTGATCAGCTTCATCGTCGCCGCCATCATCACGCCGACCCCCGATGTCGTGACCCAATGCGTGTTCGCCGTTCCCATGATCGGACTTTACCTGCTGGGGATCGGCGCCTCTTACCTGGTCCCGCGGCGCGATGGTCGCTGA
- a CDS encoding S41 family peptidase, translating to MKGRQLAFGVAILAAGSLTGGFLSPRVDAASDRSNDRLKNFSQILGIIQDQYVEEVSPEVAIEGAIDGMLKTLDPHTHFLNSSEYQDMMEEQHGSFSGLGIVISKPTLDKPLTVIAPIEGTPAYRAGIRPGDVISQIEGVDTLDMSVDHALKKLRGPKGTPVNITVVRPGEDAALKFSIVRDDIPTRSVPYAFMIRPDVGFIRVSNFTQTTDRELEEKLQALKKAGMNKLILDLRGNPGGLLEQAWRMADKFLSQGQKVVYTRGRVKGADQEYTATGSGTHIDFPVVVLVNKYSASASEIVAGALQDHDRALIVGKTTWGKGLVQTVYPLSQRSALALTTAHYYTPSGRLIQRDYESLEDYFYLSQDEESEPAPAERETRRTDSGRVVLGGGGITPDISVEALQLDKFLRHLENEQAFFGFAIQFNVKHKDLDRTFAVDDTTLSEFKKYLDERKIPYTDADLQKDDAYLRASIRKEISSARWGNEEGFKAFAEVDPQIQKALDSFPEARQLAHLGEDSPDASARQKKP from the coding sequence GTGAAGGGTAGGCAGCTGGCATTCGGGGTCGCGATTCTCGCCGCCGGCTCCCTGACCGGAGGGTTTCTCAGCCCGCGCGTCGACGCCGCCTCGGATCGCTCCAACGACCGCCTCAAGAACTTCAGTCAAATTCTCGGAATCATCCAGGACCAGTACGTCGAGGAAGTCTCTCCTGAGGTGGCCATCGAAGGGGCCATCGACGGGATGCTCAAGACCCTCGATCCACACACACATTTCCTGAATTCCTCCGAGTACCAGGACATGATGGAGGAGCAGCATGGCAGCTTCAGCGGCCTCGGGATCGTGATCTCCAAGCCTACCCTGGACAAGCCGCTCACGGTCATCGCTCCCATCGAGGGCACGCCCGCGTACCGTGCCGGGATTCGACCCGGCGACGTCATTTCACAAATCGAGGGAGTCGATACGCTCGACATGTCGGTGGATCACGCCCTCAAGAAGCTGCGAGGCCCCAAAGGGACCCCGGTGAATATCACCGTGGTCCGGCCCGGCGAGGATGCGGCGCTCAAATTCTCCATCGTCCGCGACGACATACCGACACGCTCCGTTCCTTACGCCTTCATGATTCGCCCTGATGTCGGGTTCATCCGCGTGAGCAACTTCACGCAGACCACTGACCGCGAGCTCGAGGAGAAGCTGCAGGCCCTCAAGAAGGCCGGTATGAACAAGCTCATCCTTGACCTGCGCGGCAATCCGGGCGGGCTGCTGGAGCAGGCGTGGCGCATGGCGGACAAGTTCCTGTCCCAGGGCCAGAAAGTGGTCTACACGCGTGGGCGGGTGAAGGGCGCCGATCAGGAATACACGGCAACCGGCAGCGGCACGCATATCGACTTTCCCGTCGTGGTTCTCGTGAACAAATACAGTGCCAGCGCTTCCGAGATCGTCGCCGGCGCGCTTCAGGACCATGATCGCGCGCTGATCGTCGGCAAGACGACCTGGGGCAAGGGACTGGTCCAGACCGTCTATCCCTTGAGCCAGCGCTCCGCGCTGGCGCTCACCACGGCGCACTATTACACCCCGAGCGGCCGCCTCATCCAGCGGGACTACGAGTCCCTCGAGGATTATTTCTACCTGTCCCAGGACGAGGAATCGGAGCCGGCCCCGGCGGAGCGGGAGACGCGCCGCACCGATTCTGGCCGCGTGGTTCTCGGAGGAGGCGGCATCACGCCGGACATTTCGGTCGAGGCGCTGCAGCTCGATAAATTCCTCCGGCATCTCGAGAACGAGCAGGCCTTCTTCGGCTTCGCCATACAGTTCAACGTGAAGCACAAGGATCTGGATCGCACCTTCGCCGTCGACGACACGACCCTGTCGGAGTTCAAGAAGTATCTCGACGAGAGGAAGATCCCCTACACGGACGCCGACCTGCAGAAGGATGATGCCTATCTGCGCGCTTCGATCCGGAAGGAAATCAGCTCGGCGCGCTGGGGCAACGAGGAAGGCTTCAAGGCATTCGCCGAAGTGGACCCGCAGATTCAAAAGGCGCTCGACAGCTTCCCCGAGGCACGCCAGCTCGCGCATCTCGGGGAGGATTCTCCCGACGCCTCAGCTCGCCAGAAGAAGCCCTAG
- a CDS encoding glycosyltransferase family 9 protein, translating to MPMPFNTDLRSGDGVLIVRLGAVGDVIRTLPSAAALRTAFPSVRLGWLVEPGSRSLLPAAPWLDEVFVFPRRRLSTRAMLSDPASFPDLLPDFLDSLRAFRPRLTLDFQGSLKSGLLTLFSGAPMRLGFDRRGSRECSFIFYNRRVAPSSPRLNRVYKNLELLQPLGIRPEKLVFPFAPANLSPGVFRFLDSLEGRSPIAIHPGTSRKQAHKRWPEANYAVLARYLAAEGCAPILTWGPGEEKIVEAIASGSHGAGIMAPPMDLPEMRNLLTRCRLFIGGDTGPMHLAWTHGVPVVALFGSTDPQINGPLGEARRILAPAWADGQPTPRRGDAESIRWITPDLVLAAARELLATPKIPLPEAGRP from the coding sequence ATGCCCATGCCTTTCAACACAGACCTGCGTTCGGGCGACGGCGTCCTCATTGTGCGCCTCGGGGCTGTGGGCGACGTAATTCGGACCCTGCCCAGCGCCGCGGCTCTGCGGACGGCCTTTCCGAGCGTCCGCCTGGGCTGGCTGGTAGAGCCCGGTTCCCGCTCTCTGCTGCCGGCAGCTCCTTGGCTGGATGAGGTCTTCGTGTTTCCGCGCCGCCGGCTGTCCACCCGGGCAATGCTTTCGGATCCGGCGAGCTTTCCCGATCTCCTGCCTGACTTTCTCGATTCCTTGAGAGCTTTCAGGCCACGCTTGACCCTCGATTTCCAGGGATCGCTGAAAAGCGGGCTGCTCACCCTCTTTTCGGGGGCTCCGATGCGGCTCGGTTTCGATAGAAGGGGCTCCCGGGAGTGCAGCTTCATCTTCTATAATCGTCGGGTCGCGCCTTCTTCCCCTCGACTTAACCGCGTCTACAAGAACCTGGAGCTGCTCCAACCCCTCGGCATTCGTCCGGAGAAGCTAGTTTTTCCTTTCGCGCCTGCCAATCTCTCTCCCGGAGTGTTCCGCTTCCTGGATTCGCTCGAAGGACGATCGCCGATCGCAATTCACCCCGGAACGAGCCGAAAACAGGCTCACAAGCGCTGGCCCGAAGCCAATTACGCCGTTCTGGCTCGCTACCTGGCGGCGGAGGGCTGCGCGCCAATCCTCACCTGGGGGCCGGGTGAAGAAAAAATCGTCGAAGCCATTGCTTCCGGCTCCCACGGAGCGGGGATCATGGCTCCCCCGATGGATCTGCCCGAGATGCGGAATTTGCTCACAAGATGCCGACTTTTCATTGGCGGCGATACCGGCCCGATGCACCTTGCCTGGACCCATGGCGTGCCAGTCGTGGCCCTCTTCGGCAGCACCGACCCACAAATCAACGGGCCGCTCGGGGAAGCTCGCCGGATCCTTGCTCCGGCCTGGGCTGACGGGCAGCCCACTCCGCGCCGCGGCGATGCGGAGAGCATCAGGTGGATCACTCCCGATCTTGTTCTGGCGGCCGCCCGAGAGCTTCTGGCGACGCCCAAGATCCCGCTGCCTGAGGCGGGTCGGCCATGA